Proteins co-encoded in one Nostoc sp. KVJ3 genomic window:
- a CDS encoding flavin monoamine oxidase family protein, whose amino-acid sequence MLKSWNRREFLWGVSQSALALLVMGRASGQVVAASKPTSVLVLGAGLSGLYTALLLEAKGLSVTVLEARDRVGGRVHTLDDIPGKPEAGAQALSERYRRLLALAERLQVPTEPSLGLDKESLLYIRGQAVLPKDWAISAANHLAKSEHSLLPQELLSHYLRKHNPLENANAWIKSKYSDIDIPLDKYLRAQGASNEALRLIDFNPASLFNSINTTSALWALRNDQRAQTRSQHPMHIQSGNSRLPEKMAASLKSPVQLNKVVESIRSQATGVKVYCSNGSKFDADYAVVTLPFSVLRQVEITPPLPKIQAQAVQELPYTAVTQIRFQVGHPFWETDGYPPMMWTDSLLESVLPVRDKQGWVQSLVSWATGTNAKQLDAMSADTLTKYVTSELTRIRPGTEENVEILHVVSWGRDPYALGAYSHFAPGQIRRFQDKMAKPWQRIHFAGEHTAIASGGMESALESGERVSSEILARIGLLSPQAQAP is encoded by the coding sequence ATGTTGAAAAGCTGGAATCGCCGCGAATTCTTATGGGGAGTGAGCCAATCAGCCTTGGCATTACTGGTTATGGGTCGGGCATCTGGGCAAGTGGTGGCGGCAAGTAAGCCGACTTCAGTGCTGGTTCTTGGTGCGGGTCTGTCTGGCTTATATACAGCGTTGTTGTTAGAAGCCAAGGGTTTGTCTGTGACGGTTTTAGAGGCACGCGATCGCGTCGGTGGTCGCGTCCATACTTTAGATGATATCCCCGGTAAGCCAGAAGCAGGGGCACAAGCTTTGAGCGAAAGATATCGACGCTTGTTAGCACTGGCTGAACGCTTGCAAGTCCCAACTGAGCCAAGCCTTGGCTTAGACAAGGAATCGCTGCTGTATATTAGAGGGCAAGCAGTATTGCCCAAAGACTGGGCTATTTCTGCCGCCAATCACTTAGCAAAGAGCGAACACTCTCTGCTTCCCCAAGAATTGCTGAGTCATTATCTCCGCAAACACAATCCCCTAGAAAATGCGAATGCTTGGATCAAGTCGAAATATTCAGATATAGATATTCCCCTAGACAAGTATCTCCGCGCTCAAGGTGCCTCAAATGAAGCTTTACGATTAATCGACTTTAATCCCGCTTCTCTATTCAACAGTATAAATACTACCTCTGCACTATGGGCATTACGGAATGACCAGCGCGCCCAAACTCGCAGCCAGCACCCAATGCATATTCAGAGTGGTAACAGTCGTTTGCCAGAAAAGATGGCAGCCTCTCTCAAGTCTCCTGTGCAGCTAAACAAAGTGGTAGAGTCGATTCGTTCTCAGGCAACAGGTGTAAAAGTTTACTGCTCAAATGGTTCAAAATTCGATGCTGATTATGCGGTGGTGACGTTGCCGTTTTCGGTGCTGCGCCAGGTAGAAATTACCCCACCATTACCAAAGATACAGGCACAGGCGGTGCAGGAATTGCCCTACACAGCAGTGACACAGATTCGCTTTCAGGTTGGTCATCCATTCTGGGAAACTGATGGCTATCCGCCGATGATGTGGACAGACTCACTACTTGAAAGTGTGTTGCCGGTTCGAGACAAGCAGGGGTGGGTGCAAAGCTTAGTCTCCTGGGCAACTGGAACTAATGCCAAACAGTTGGATGCCATGAGTGCAGACACATTAACCAAATATGTTACCTCGGAACTGACGCGAATTCGCCCTGGAACAGAGGAAAATGTCGAGATTCTGCACGTTGTTTCTTGGGGACGCGATCCCTATGCTCTGGGCGCTTATTCCCACTTTGCCCCCGGACAAATCCGGCGCTTTCAAGACAAAATGGCTAAACCCTGGCAGCGAATTCACTTTGCAGGCGAACATACTGCGATCGCATCTGGTGGGATGGAATCGGCACTGGAATCAGGAGAGCGAGTGAGCAGCGAGATTTTAGCTCGCATTGGTTTGTTATCGCCCCAAGCACAAGCACCATGA
- the asnB gene encoding asparagine synthase (glutamine-hydrolyzing), with protein MCGIVAFFSKKEAISESSLRLGIDCLKHRGPDGQKFWISPDRRVALGHTRLSIIDLQNGDQPIANQDETLHIIANGEFYDFERIQRDLKQWGYQLKTNSDTEIALHLYSEFGTQCLHHLRGEFAFIIWDERNDLLFAARDRFGIKPLYYSIYNNTLYLASEVKALFAAGVPGSWDHESFWQAECGIFAPDRTMFANVYQVPPGYFLLASRSGIQLHRYWDFDYPLINDSLPQYKAEDYIEQLRHTLDEAIQLRLRADVPVGFYLSGGLDSSTVLGMAAHHSSSPIQAFTLAFDHEAYNEEPLAREMAAHTGANLQTIPIRQSDLAEHFADSIWHCEMLCSNASTTAKYLLSQAARDAGYKVVLTGEGSDEIFGGYAHFRQDMLLQNQQGQDEQTVKLLLEELKLKNKVSVGLLAENISSQALNGVQRLLGFAPAWMQASSEGYLRSVPLYSPDFLAQFSHRDVYRMFFNQIDVQEQLKGREPVHQSLYLWSKTILPNYLLRMLGDGVEMAHSIEGRLPFLDHKVVELVCNMPVALKIRGLTEKYVLREAAKPFITDTMYNRQKHPFLAPPSTFKPNEPLQQLVQDTLRSSLMSSVPFYNHAAVINLLDQLPTMNESQRISIDLVLMKMLSACVLQERFGLT; from the coding sequence ATGTGTGGCATAGTGGCCTTTTTTTCCAAAAAGGAAGCAATTTCCGAATCATCTTTGAGACTAGGTATTGATTGCTTGAAGCATCGAGGCCCAGATGGACAAAAATTTTGGATTTCTCCAGATAGACGTGTTGCATTAGGACATACACGACTTAGTATTATTGACCTTCAAAACGGAGATCAACCGATTGCCAACCAAGATGAAACTCTACATATCATTGCCAATGGAGAGTTTTATGACTTCGAGCGTATACAGCGTGATTTGAAACAATGGGGATATCAGCTAAAAACTAACTCAGATACTGAGATAGCCCTGCATCTATACAGCGAGTTTGGCACACAATGCCTACATCATCTGAGGGGTGAGTTTGCTTTTATCATTTGGGATGAACGTAATGATTTACTATTTGCAGCACGAGATCGTTTTGGCATCAAGCCTCTGTATTACAGTATTTATAACAATACTCTTTATCTAGCGTCTGAAGTCAAAGCTTTATTTGCTGCGGGTGTCCCAGGTTCTTGGGATCATGAATCTTTTTGGCAAGCTGAGTGCGGCATCTTCGCTCCAGACCGTACTATGTTTGCTAATGTTTACCAAGTACCACCAGGCTATTTTCTGTTGGCATCTCGTTCTGGAATACAACTGCATCGTTATTGGGATTTTGATTATCCGCTGATTAATGATTCCTTACCTCAGTACAAGGCAGAGGATTATATTGAACAACTTCGCCATACATTAGATGAAGCTATCCAATTGCGTTTGAGGGCTGATGTGCCAGTTGGCTTTTATCTCAGTGGTGGTCTTGATTCATCTACAGTTTTAGGGATGGCAGCACATCATAGTTCTTCTCCCATTCAGGCATTTACTCTTGCTTTTGACCATGAAGCTTATAACGAAGAACCACTTGCTCGTGAAATGGCAGCACATACTGGTGCTAATTTACAGACTATTCCTATTCGCCAATCGGACTTAGCTGAACATTTTGCCGATTCTATTTGGCATTGTGAAATGCTATGTAGTAACGCCAGCACAACTGCAAAATATCTGTTAAGTCAAGCGGCGCGAGATGCAGGTTATAAAGTTGTACTTACAGGTGAAGGTTCAGATGAAATATTTGGAGGCTATGCTCATTTCCGCCAAGATATGTTGCTCCAGAATCAACAAGGACAAGATGAGCAGACAGTAAAACTTTTGTTAGAAGAACTGAAGTTAAAAAATAAAGTTTCAGTAGGATTATTAGCTGAAAATATCTCAAGTCAAGCTTTAAATGGTGTTCAGCGTTTGTTAGGCTTTGCCCCTGCTTGGATGCAGGCTTCATCTGAGGGATATCTCAGGTCGGTTCCTTTATATTCACCAGACTTTCTTGCACAATTTTCACACAGGGATGTTTATCGGATGTTTTTTAATCAGATAGATGTACAAGAACAACTGAAGGGAAGGGAGCCTGTACACCAATCTCTCTATCTGTGGTCTAAAACTATCTTACCTAATTACCTTTTACGGATGTTAGGTGATGGTGTTGAAATGGCACATTCCATTGAAGGGCGGCTTCCTTTTTTGGATCACAAAGTTGTGGAATTAGTTTGCAATATGCCCGTTGCACTCAAGATTCGTGGATTGACTGAAAAATATGTACTAAGAGAAGCAGCAAAGCCGTTTATAACTGATACGATGTATAACCGCCAAAAGCATCCATTTTTAGCCCCACCTTCAACTTTCAAGCCAAATGAACCTCTACAGCAACTTGTCCAAGATACCCTGCGGAGTTCTTTGATGTCTTCTGTACCTTTCTATAATCATGCAGCAGTAATTAATTTGCTTGACCAATTACCAACAATGAATGAAAGCCAACGTATTTCCATCGATTTAGTTTTGATGAAAATGCTGAGTGCTTGTGTTCTTCAAGAAAGGTTTGGACTAACGTGA
- the hpxZ gene encoding oxalurate catabolism protein HpxZ encodes MTIVNDPTVVAEVTDLYLLYEEALCNNNLEMMDSLFWDTPEVARFGITENLYGGDEIRNFRQNRPNPKIERKISNLKVVTFGKDTAIVTLEFRRIINSVERFGRQSQTWYRFPEGWKVVSAHVSLLPV; translated from the coding sequence ATGACCATAGTAAATGATCCTACTGTTGTAGCTGAAGTAACTGATTTGTACCTCTTATATGAAGAAGCTCTTTGTAATAACAACTTGGAGATGATGGATAGCTTGTTTTGGGATACGCCAGAAGTAGCGCGGTTTGGGATCACAGAAAACCTTTATGGCGGCGATGAAATTCGTAACTTTCGTCAGAATCGGCCAAATCCGAAAATAGAGCGAAAAATCTCGAATCTCAAGGTTGTAACCTTTGGGAAAGATACAGCAATTGTGACTTTAGAATTTCGCCGGATTATCAATAGTGTAGAACGCTTTGGGCGACAGAGCCAAACTTGGTACAGGTTTCCCGAAGGATGGAAAGTAGTTTCAGCCCATGTTTCATTATTACCAGTATAG
- a CDS encoding tyrosine-type recombinase/integrase: MRLPPPIRLPNKHYRSREYLTPSEVRSILDAALERKARYSHRDYTLMLLMFRHGLRVGEAVGAKCGLRWDAVMWGERQIFITREKGSDSGVHPLRDDEITLLKELREMLPDSKYIFVSERGEVMSTDAVRKLLGRLAAQAGLDIKVHCHMMRHACGYYLVNQGYNTREIQDFLGHRDIKHTEKYTKLNARRFLNFDWGEL, encoded by the coding sequence ATGAGGTTGCCACCCCCAATCCGTTTACCTAACAAGCATTACAGGTCTAGAGAATACCTTACACCATCTGAGGTACGATCTATACTCGATGCCGCACTTGAGCGCAAAGCTCGTTATTCTCACCGTGATTATACACTGATGTTGCTCATGTTTCGCCACGGCTTGCGGGTGGGGGAAGCTGTAGGGGCTAAGTGCGGTTTAAGGTGGGATGCAGTGATGTGGGGCGAACGCCAGATTTTTATCACCAGGGAAAAGGGCAGTGACTCTGGGGTGCATCCCTTGAGAGACGATGAAATAACTTTACTCAAAGAACTCAGAGAGATGTTGCCCGATAGTAAATATATTTTCGTTTCTGAGCGCGGTGAGGTGATGTCCACTGATGCGGTGCGAAAGCTGCTTGGGCGGCTGGCGGCACAGGCTGGGCTTGATATCAAGGTACACTGCCACATGATGCGCCATGCTTGCGGCTACTATCTGGTGAATCAGGGTTACAACACTAGGGAAATCCAAGATTTCCTGGGACACCGCGATATCAAACATACTGAGAAATATACCAAGCTGAATGCTCGACGCTTCCTGAATTTTGATTGGGGAGAGTTATGA
- a CDS encoding ammonium transporter encodes MGNKRSRLKTILFKACSSLGKKSRNWLNILGSLVTSFIVFFMKAGSTPVQKGFFWVESKQFPTMKKLPQNVGQSQQVNKLARLGQRLRDPQWRRYGYLLLLGKAMAIMMLFMVFAFIPNLVETPALAADPVLKGNDIVNPINTLWTLLAAFLVFAMQVGFTMLEAGFCRSRETVNVLMECIVDTCLCGLLFYAWGFAFMFSHGNGLIGLNWFFLQGAPATYESSGVAFLAFWLFQFAFADTCSTITSGAMIGRTGFIGDLLYSIGVSGFIYPIIGHWAWGPDGFLATMGSKDTFLPFLGIGFHDFAGSTVVHTIGGFIALAGAIVLGPRLGRRFKRDGGGPMLPHDLVIAASGGLILWFGWYGFNPAKIAQRANSINYGSNPY; translated from the coding sequence GTGGGTAACAAGAGAAGCAGACTAAAAACTATCTTGTTTAAAGCTTGTAGTTCTTTGGGAAAAAAGAGCCGAAATTGGCTCAACATACTTGGCTCTTTGGTAACAAGCTTTATTGTCTTTTTCATGAAGGCGGGATCTACTCCAGTCCAGAAAGGCTTTTTCTGGGTTGAAAGCAAGCAATTCCCCACAATGAAGAAATTGCCTCAAAATGTTGGGCAAAGTCAGCAAGTTAACAAGTTGGCACGATTGGGACAGCGTTTGCGTGATCCACAGTGGAGGCGCTACGGTTACTTACTACTGCTGGGCAAGGCAATGGCTATCATGATGCTGTTCATGGTATTTGCCTTCATCCCCAATTTGGTGGAAACACCAGCTCTGGCAGCCGATCCAGTACTCAAAGGCAATGACATCGTTAACCCGATTAATACCCTCTGGACGCTGCTAGCGGCCTTCCTAGTATTCGCAATGCAGGTAGGTTTTACGATGCTGGAAGCAGGTTTCTGTCGCTCTCGTGAAACCGTCAATGTCTTGATGGAATGCATCGTTGACACCTGTCTTTGCGGTTTATTGTTCTATGCCTGGGGCTTTGCCTTCATGTTCAGTCATGGTAACGGCTTGATTGGACTGAATTGGTTTTTCTTGCAAGGTGCGCCCGCGACTTATGAAAGTTCAGGTGTGGCGTTCCTGGCATTTTGGCTGTTTCAGTTTGCCTTTGCAGACACCTGTTCGACCATTACCTCTGGGGCGATGATTGGGCGGACAGGGTTTATTGGCGATCTTCTCTACAGCATTGGCGTTTCTGGATTCATCTACCCAATTATCGGACATTGGGCTTGGGGGCCAGACGGTTTTCTGGCAACGATGGGCAGCAAAGACACTTTCCTGCCTTTCTTGGGAATTGGCTTCCATGACTTTGCAGGCTCTACAGTTGTTCACACCATTGGGGGATTCATTGCCCTGGCGGGTGCGATCGTCCTTGGGCCGCGTTTGGGTCGTCGGTTCAAGCGCGACGGTGGCGGGCCGATGTTACCCCATGATCTTGTAATTGCTGCTTCCGGCGGTCTGATTCTGTGGTTCGGCTGGTACGGTTTCAACCCGGCTAAAATAGCCCAACGCGCCAACAGCATCAATTACGGTTCAAACCCTTACTAG
- a CDS encoding Tn3 family transposase: MSSNSRRLAILSAKEVDDLYGLPHFTEDKRHLYFDLSTAEREVVAAVRTVSVAVHLTLQLGYFKAKRQFFSYQQDAVIEDLNYILKQNFPGQRLASIKLPFRHTRSEQQQIILQLFNYRLCNSDAKVELESKARRVAMLSIQPIYILRELIQHLAGQRVVAPSYRFLQEMIGRVVTGERTRITKLLTKAITPTVENQLKTLLEAEEGVYGINLLKQEPKDFSYKELRREVDRRKYFQPLHEFAQTFLATTGISNESGKYYVGLVKFYTAYKLRRMSLATVRLYLLCFAYHRFRQINDNLIEAFIHLVNQYEKQAKLGAEQAMQQALTDAANNLQAAGQILNLFVDESITDDLPFSVVKAKAFSILDPASFPLVSDYMRNIKFDKTGFEWSAYSKLSNTFKRNLRQLFADLTFASRVSDAPLLAEVVFLQTLLQQGKSPRQTDPTTFPAAVIPKSLQRYLYPTATADGKEKILEIDRYEFLIYRLLRNALSSGDVFVRDSNEFRRFEDDLIGDERWRHKNELLEEIGAPILIAPIQETLTEFEQALETKFKVVNQRITDGLNQHIKVSGTADKSRWKLIYPSAEEPVNSPFYSQLPGIGIADLLWFVAANTGFLSAFTHVLDRYVKQEPNPSEILACIVGMGTNMGLGKMAEVSGLSHSSMMTTARNYLRLETLHAANDAITNAIATLPVFHLYDIQDVMHSSSDGQRMETQIDTINARYSPKYFGLQKGVSAYTLVANHVPINAKIIGTHEHESHYVFDLLHNNTSDIKPERHSTDTHGTNQVNFWILHAFGYHFAPRYRDLHKKMGALVGAKHPNEYSDFLIKPVRKIYRDLIEQEWPNIQRIMASLAQKDVTQATIVRKLASYERQNQTKKALWELENICRTLYILDFIDDVTLRQTVQKALNRGEAYHRFRRAVAYVNGGKFRVKTEGEQQIWNECSRLISNAVIYYNTLLLSRVYAQKQAVDDQEALAIIKDISPVAWQHINLFGTFEFSPSTSKVDIDALVVRYADPTYWHQAIQDESEPTLPEKHN, encoded by the coding sequence ATGAGCAGCAATTCACGTCGTCTAGCGATCCTCTCAGCAAAAGAAGTCGATGACCTATATGGATTACCACATTTTACAGAAGATAAACGGCATCTCTATTTCGATCTGAGTACAGCCGAACGCGAAGTGGTAGCAGCAGTTCGGACTGTATCAGTCGCAGTGCATCTAACCTTGCAGCTTGGATACTTCAAGGCAAAGCGACAGTTCTTTAGTTATCAACAAGATGCTGTTATTGAAGATCTAAACTACATCCTGAAACAAAATTTCCCAGGTCAGAGGTTAGCATCGATTAAATTGCCCTTCAGACATACCCGCAGCGAACAGCAACAGATAATTCTGCAACTGTTCAACTATCGCCTTTGTAACAGCGATGCGAAAGTCGAACTGGAGTCAAAAGCTCGACGGGTTGCCATGTTATCAATTCAGCCCATCTATATCTTGCGCGAACTAATTCAACATTTAGCTGGGCAACGTGTCGTTGCACCTAGCTATCGATTCCTTCAAGAGATGATTGGTCGAGTGGTCACAGGCGAACGCACTCGAATTACGAAACTACTCACCAAAGCCATCACGCCGACGGTAGAAAATCAGTTAAAAACCCTGCTGGAAGCCGAGGAAGGTGTCTATGGCATCAACTTGCTCAAGCAAGAGCCAAAGGATTTCAGTTACAAGGAACTGCGGCGTGAAGTAGATCGCCGCAAATACTTCCAGCCACTACATGAATTTGCTCAAACCTTTTTAGCAACAACGGGTATTTCTAATGAAAGTGGCAAATATTACGTAGGATTAGTCAAGTTTTACACGGCTTATAAGCTGCGGCGGATGTCCCTGGCGACAGTCCGGTTGTATTTGTTGTGTTTTGCCTATCATCGGTTTCGCCAGATTAATGACAATCTGATTGAGGCTTTTATCCATTTGGTTAACCAATACGAAAAACAAGCCAAGCTGGGCGCGGAACAAGCAATGCAACAAGCATTGACAGATGCTGCAAATAACCTCCAAGCGGCGGGTCAAATCCTCAACCTATTTGTGGATGAGTCGATTACTGACGATCTACCATTTTCAGTCGTCAAGGCAAAAGCTTTCTCCATCCTCGACCCTGCCAGTTTCCCATTGGTGTCAGACTATATGCGTAATATAAAGTTCGACAAAACTGGGTTTGAGTGGTCGGCTTATTCTAAGCTGTCGAACACCTTCAAGCGCAATCTGCGTCAACTGTTCGCCGATCTTACATTCGCTAGTCGAGTATCTGATGCACCACTGCTAGCAGAGGTCGTGTTCTTGCAAACTTTGCTTCAACAAGGGAAGTCACCTAGACAAACAGATCCAACTACTTTTCCAGCAGCAGTCATACCCAAAAGTTTACAACGTTACTTGTATCCAACAGCCACAGCAGATGGCAAGGAGAAGATATTAGAGATCGATCGTTATGAATTTCTGATTTACCGACTACTACGAAATGCGCTCTCTTCTGGGGACGTGTTTGTGCGCGACAGTAATGAGTTTCGTCGTTTTGAGGATGACTTGATTGGCGACGAGCGGTGGCGGCATAAAAATGAGTTGTTGGAGGAAATTGGTGCGCCGATATTAATAGCTCCAATTCAAGAGACACTGACGGAATTCGAGCAAGCATTGGAAACTAAGTTCAAGGTTGTCAATCAACGAATTACAGATGGTCTCAATCAACATATTAAGGTCAGTGGGACTGCTGATAAGTCTCGTTGGAAGCTGATTTATCCCAGCGCAGAAGAACCAGTCAATAGCCCGTTTTATAGCCAGTTACCTGGAATTGGGATTGCTGACTTATTATGGTTTGTGGCGGCAAATACGGGATTTTTGAGTGCCTTTACTCATGTGTTAGATCGTTATGTTAAACAAGAACCCAATCCAAGTGAAATTTTAGCCTGCATTGTGGGAATGGGCACTAATATGGGGCTAGGAAAAATGGCCGAGGTATCAGGATTGAGTCATTCATCCATGATGACGACAGCGCGTAATTACCTGCGACTAGAAACTCTCCATGCTGCTAATGATGCCATCACAAATGCGATTGCGACTCTACCAGTTTTTCACCTTTATGATATTCAAGATGTCATGCACTCCAGTAGCGATGGACAGAGAATGGAAACACAGATCGATACTATTAATGCCAGATATTCACCCAAATATTTCGGTCTTCAGAAAGGCGTAAGTGCCTATACCTTGGTGGCTAATCATGTACCGATTAATGCCAAGATTATTGGGACTCACGAGCATGAAAGCCATTACGTTTTCGATCTGCTCCACAACAATACTTCGGATATCAAACCGGAACGACATTCCACTGATACACATGGTACCAATCAGGTTAATTTCTGGATCTTGCACGCATTTGGCTATCACTTTGCGCCCCGTTATCGAGATTTGCACAAGAAAATGGGTGCATTGGTCGGAGCCAAGCATCCAAATGAATATAGCGATTTTTTAATCAAACCCGTTCGCAAAATCTACCGCGATTTAATCGAACAAGAATGGCCGAATATTCAGCGGATTATGGCTTCGTTGGCACAGAAGGATGTGACACAGGCGACGATTGTGAGAAAGCTAGCTAGTTATGAACGGCAGAATCAAACTAAAAAGGCTTTATGGGAGTTGGAAAATATCTGTCGGACGTTGTACATTTTGGATTTTATTGATGATGTGACGTTACGACAGACTGTGCAAAAGGCACTCAATCGTGGCGAAGCTTATCATCGGTTTCGACGGGCGGTAGCTTATGTCAATGGTGGGAAGTTTCGGGTAAAAACTGAGGGTGAGCAACAGATTTGGAACGAATGTTCGCGGCTGATCTCTAATGCGGTCATTTACTACAACACTTTGCTGTTGTCGCGGGTTTACGCGCAAAAACAGGCGGTTGACGACCAAGAGGCACTAGCGATTATTAAAGATATTTCGCCAGTGGCGTGGCAGCATATCAATTTGTTTGGGACATTTGAATTCAGTCCATCTACATCAAAGGTTGATATTGATGCCTTGGTCGTTCGCTATGCCGACCCGACTTACTGGCATCAAGCGATCCAGGATGAATCCGAACCCACCTTGCCTGAAAAGCATAACTAG
- a CDS encoding recombinase family protein produces the protein MDASTPVEPKTVQNRIGYARVSSIGQNLDSQMDSLKQAGCIKIFTDKLTGSRMVRPGWEDLLKYIRPDDTLVVTELSRMTRSLLHLLETAKILEQRQINLLSLRESIDTTTAAGRCFLSMMGAIYQMERELRAERASAGRVSAKARGRTGGRPRTDVAKLEIARILYQNSGKTAAEVCRVAGVGRRVFFAYLAQKHN, from the coding sequence GTGGATGCTTCAACTCCCGTCGAACCGAAAACAGTCCAAAATCGGATTGGCTATGCTCGTGTCAGCAGCATCGGTCAAAATCTTGATTCGCAGATGGATTCTTTGAAGCAAGCTGGCTGCATTAAAATCTTTACTGACAAGTTAACTGGTTCGCGGATGGTGCGACCTGGATGGGAGGATCTGCTGAAATATATTCGTCCAGATGATACGTTAGTTGTCACTGAACTAAGTCGGATGACCCGTTCGTTACTCCATCTACTCGAAACAGCTAAGATTTTGGAACAACGTCAGATTAACCTGTTGTCATTGCGAGAGAGTATTGATACCACTACAGCTGCAGGTCGCTGTTTTCTGTCGATGATGGGAGCGATTTATCAGATGGAACGAGAATTACGCGCCGAACGAGCTTCGGCCGGAAGAGTTTCAGCTAAAGCCAGAGGCAGAACGGGTGGAAGACCTCGAACTGATGTTGCCAAATTGGAGATTGCGAGGATCTTGTATCAAAATTCTGGGAAGACAGCCGCTGAAGTTTGTAGAGTCGCAGGTGTCGGGCGGCGGGTGTTCTTTGCTTACCTAGCCCAAAAGCATAACTAG
- a CDS encoding LysR substrate-binding domain-containing protein, whose protein sequence is MKRTCTFLARWAILAFKQVVIQGAGVVQFPKFIAAKAIARGDLQPILQSYATQVGLPISVLYPQKRYLCAKVRVFVEFMTELMAALKRVDIVD, encoded by the coding sequence TTGAAACGTACTTGTACATTTTTGGCGCGTTGGGCTATTTTAGCCTTCAAGCAGGTAGTCATTCAAGGAGCCGGTGTAGTTCAATTTCCAAAATTTATCGCAGCCAAAGCGATCGCGCGTGGAGACCTCCAACCAATTCTTCAATCCTACGCGACCCAAGTTGGATTACCGATCTCCGTGTTGTACCCACAAAAACGCTATCTCTGTGCTAAAGTTCGCGTCTTTGTTGAGTTTATGACAGAATTGATGGCTGCATTAAAGCGAGTTGATATTGTAGATTGA
- the msrA gene encoding peptide-methionine (S)-S-oxide reductase MsrA: MSSSERSNFYSSWLQCGHFDNPTYEDVCRGKTGHTEVVEVEYNPAILSYDELLNVFWNKHNLTASNHQELDVGSQYRSVIFFHTPEQELLARASKEQLENSSRYHKNPIVTEIVPASQFYRTHLGS; encoded by the coding sequence ATTTCGTCAAGTGAAAGGAGTAACTTCTACAGCAGTTGGTTACAGTGCGGACACTTTGATAATCCAACCTACGAAGATGTTTGTAGAGGTAAAACTGGACACACTGAGGTAGTGGAAGTGGAATACAATCCGGCAATATTATCTTATGATGAACTGCTAAATGTGTTTTGGAATAAGCACAATCTCACAGCATCAAACCATCAGGAGCTAGATGTTGGTTCTCAATATCGGTCAGTGATATTTTTCCACACTCCAGAGCAGGAATTATTAGCAAGAGCCTCCAAGGAGCAGCTTGAAAATAGTTCTCGTTATCACAAAAATCCAATTGTGACGGAGATTGTACCTGCATCACAATTCTATAGAACCCATTTGGGATCTTGA
- a CDS encoding transposase, with the protein MPYSSSLNDKEWEIIEQLLPQKKQTRPPKWTKRQILDGIFYQLKNGCNWCDLPKDLPPYSTVFWHYKQWRAAGVLEQMMTTLHGKVRSDVKKKLNGQPY; encoded by the coding sequence ATGCCATACTCCAGCAGTTTAAACGATAAAGAGTGGGAAATCATTGAACAACTGTTGCCCCAGAAAAAGCAAACCAGACCGCCGAAGTGGACAAAGCGACAAATTTTAGACGGCATCTTTTATCAACTGAAGAACGGGTGTAACTGGTGCGATTTACCCAAAGACTTACCGCCCTACTCAACGGTATTTTGGCACTACAAGCAGTGGCGAGCAGCGGGAGTGCTAGAGCAGATGATGACGACGTTACATGGGAAAGTGCGCTCCGACGTGAAAAAAAAACTAAATGGACAACCCTACTGA
- a CDS encoding transposase: MSKGFCHYKCTNGIKRHLAVDTLGLPFFTHCTKANVSDDQGLIELLSNNLDYLRAKPVNIPKITILLDHGYHPDKLTLELQKLYPQIMTKIRFQLAPKPTKAEIAALGKTGFVPVATRWVIERSNAWVERCKSLVKNFERTLSHATAKLNLCFIRLMLKRLANG; encoded by the coding sequence ATGTCCAAAGGGTTCTGTCATTACAAATGCACTAATGGCATCAAACGACATCTCGCCGTTGATACGCTCGGCTTACCATTTTTTACCCACTGTACTAAAGCGAATGTCAGCGATGACCAGGGCTTGATTGAACTACTGAGTAATAATCTGGATTACTTGCGAGCCAAACCCGTGAATATCCCGAAGATTACTATCCTGCTTGACCACGGTTATCACCCAGACAAACTCACACTCGAACTACAAAAGCTCTACCCTCAAATCATGACCAAGATCCGGTTTCAACTTGCACCCAAGCCAACCAAAGCAGAAATTGCAGCCCTTGGGAAAACTGGATTTGTACCTGTAGCTACCCGGTGGGTGATTGAGCGGTCAAATGCTTGGGTGGAACGCTGTAAAAGTTTGGTCAAAAACTTTGAGAGAACCCTCTCCCATGCCACCGCGAAGCTCAATCTTTGCTTCATTAGACTCATGCTCAAGCGACTGGCAAATGGATAG